One Chloroflexota bacterium genomic region harbors:
- a CDS encoding twitching motility protein PilT: protein MPHLCVRFHAELQEFFPPQRRGRPVEMAFRGPQTAKHLLEAAGVPHVEIGAVRLGDAAFPLNAVPPAGACLEVFPRTPRERWPADLPSPRFALDGHLGRLASYLRLLGFDTAYRNEVDDADLVAQAVAERRVVLTRDQDLLKRKALTYGYWVRATDPHAQAAEVLERFAIASLARPFTRCPRCNGLLAPVPKAEVLAQLEPLTRRYYDEFYRCQTCSQVYWRGSHYERIAALVRRWLADEPLT from the coding sequence ATGCCGCACCTCTGTGTGCGCTTCCATGCCGAGTTGCAGGAATTTTTCCCGCCCCAGCGCCGCGGCCGCCCGGTGGAGATGGCCTTCCGCGGCCCGCAAACGGCCAAGCACCTGCTGGAAGCCGCGGGCGTACCCCATGTGGAAATCGGCGCCGTGCGGCTCGGCGATGCCGCTTTCCCGCTGAACGCGGTGCCGCCCGCGGGCGCCTGCCTGGAGGTCTTCCCCCGCACCCCGCGGGAACGATGGCCGGCCGACCTGCCTTCCCCGCGCTTCGCACTGGACGGCCACCTCGGGCGATTGGCTTCCTACCTGCGGCTGCTCGGCTTCGACACCGCCTACCGCAACGAAGTGGACGATGCCGACCTGGTCGCGCAGGCCGTAGCGGAACGGCGGGTGGTGCTCACCCGCGACCAGGATTTGCTGAAGCGCAAGGCACTAACCTACGGCTACTGGGTGCGGGCCACCGACCCTCACGCCCAGGCCGCCGAGGTGCTGGAACGCTTTGCCATCGCATCGCTGGCGCGGCCGTTCACCCGCTGCCCGCGCTGCAACGGCCTGCTGGCGCCGGTGCCCAAAGCCGAGGTGCTGGCCCAACTGGAGCCGCTCACCCGCCGCTACTATGACGAGTTCTACCGCTGCCAGACCTGCAGCCAGGTGTACTGGCGCGGCAGCCATTACGAGCGCATCGCGGCACTGGTGCGCCGCTGGCTGGCCGACGAGCCTTTGACCTGA
- a CDS encoding murein L,D-transpeptidase, which translates to MTLSRRDVLKLAAAGFGAGLLVPRLRLRHAAEFPTNVPLGRVCIGGKVEVKARPNADSPTVAVLYEDAVVPWEKEVVGVNMHRVNQRFVQTPQGYIWEPTLQPVWNHPNKPLKTFPYAKDGMWVEVTVPYVDIVLANPPARSPWLKETTRPRLYYSQIMWVDQIKEGQDGAVWYRVGDRYGSYGDIFWARAEAFRPITPEEITPIHPEVEDKRVVVDVNYQTMACYEGKEEVFFTRVSTGAKFNAEGKAVDKWATPVGTFPIWRKLIAVHMSGGTTGGGYDLPGIGWTTLFVGTGISIHATFWHNDYGVPRSHGCVNARPEDAKWVFRWTLPVVSYDPGDVTVPMPGGTKITVVEG; encoded by the coding sequence GTGACGCTCTCAAGACGGGATGTATTGAAACTGGCAGCAGCAGGCTTTGGCGCGGGGCTGCTGGTGCCGCGCCTTCGTCTCAGGCACGCGGCCGAATTCCCCACAAACGTACCCCTGGGGCGCGTGTGCATCGGCGGCAAGGTAGAGGTGAAAGCCCGCCCCAATGCCGACAGCCCCACGGTGGCTGTGCTTTACGAAGACGCGGTGGTGCCGTGGGAAAAGGAAGTGGTGGGGGTCAACATGCACCGCGTCAACCAGCGCTTCGTGCAGACGCCCCAGGGCTACATCTGGGAACCCACCCTCCAGCCCGTGTGGAACCACCCCAACAAGCCGCTCAAAACCTTCCCCTACGCCAAAGACGGCATGTGGGTGGAAGTTACCGTGCCGTATGTGGATATCGTGCTCGCCAACCCACCGGCGCGCTCGCCCTGGCTGAAAGAAACCACCCGCCCGCGGCTCTATTACAGCCAGATCATGTGGGTAGACCAGATCAAAGAAGGCCAGGACGGGGCCGTGTGGTATCGCGTCGGCGACCGCTACGGCTCTTACGGCGATATTTTCTGGGCGCGCGCCGAAGCCTTCCGCCCGATCACCCCTGAAGAAATCACCCCCATCCACCCCGAAGTGGAAGACAAACGCGTGGTCGTGGATGTCAATTACCAGACCATGGCATGCTACGAAGGGAAAGAAGAGGTTTTCTTTACCCGCGTCTCTACGGGCGCGAAATTCAACGCCGAAGGGAAAGCCGTGGACAAATGGGCCACCCCTGTGGGCACTTTCCCCATCTGGCGCAAACTGATTGCCGTGCACATGAGCGGCGGCACCACCGGCGGCGGCTACGACCTCCCCGGCATCGGCTGGACCACGCTCTTCGTCGGCACGGGCATCTCCATCCACGCGACCTTCTGGCACAACGACTACGGCGTGCCGCGTTCCCACGGCTGCGTGAACGCCCGCCCGGAAGACGCCAAATGGGTCTTCCGCTGGACGCTGCCCGTGGTGTCCTATGACCCCGGCGATGTCACCGTGCCCATGCCCGGCGGCACGAAAATCACCGTGGTGGAAGGCTGA
- a CDS encoding ABC transporter ATP-binding protein: protein MGFFSNLDQERYDRQYSDRELFRRMLTYFRPYVGRLAAVTVAVAVISLAGAALPMLVARAVDDLKTSLSLNTAALLTGLVLLIGIVTWGANWVRRRLTVATVADIVLQLRQDAFRAVVAHDLSFFDEFSSGRVVSRITSDTRDFGQVVVLITDLSSQVLQSLILAVVLIRTEWHLALLLFSFLPVLFGVALGFRRWARKVTREGMRAMANVNAAIKETVSGIAVAKNFRQEAGIYADFDDANRQSYRVNVRRGFVLSLVFPTLNALGGVGTAILVYVGGMSAVKGMVTAGAWYLFLSSLDRFWFPVLNLSSFWAQIQSGLSAAERVFALIDVEAAVQQVDSRPVPRLKGDIRFEHVWFRYSEQEQVLADFNLHIRAGESLALVGHTGAGKTSIAKLIARFYEFQRGRILIDGLDIRTLDLEQYRRQLGIVSQVPFLFSGTVLENIVYARPEATEDEVLALARQIGEGEWLETLPEGLATEVGERGARLSMGQRQLVALMRVLVQRPAIFILDEATASIDPFTEAQIQEALDLILRDTTSILIAHRLSTVRAADRIIVLREGQIIEEGNHEALLARGGHYAELYNTYFRHQSLAYVEAAGQMLR from the coding sequence ATGGGTTTCTTCTCCAACCTCGACCAGGAACGCTACGACCGCCAGTACAGCGACCGGGAACTTTTCCGGCGGATGCTGACTTACTTCCGCCCTTACGTCGGGCGGCTGGCGGCTGTGACGGTGGCCGTGGCCGTCATTTCGCTGGCAGGGGCAGCGCTGCCAATGCTGGTGGCCCGCGCCGTGGACGACCTCAAGACCAGCCTCTCCCTCAACACCGCCGCCCTGCTCACCGGCCTGGTGCTGCTCATCGGCATCGTCACCTGGGGCGCGAACTGGGTGCGCCGCCGCCTCACCGTCGCCACCGTGGCCGATATCGTCCTCCAATTGCGGCAAGACGCCTTCCGCGCGGTGGTGGCCCACGACCTTTCGTTCTTCGACGAGTTTTCCTCGGGGCGGGTGGTTTCCCGCATCACCTCCGACACGCGCGACTTCGGCCAGGTGGTGGTGCTCATCACCGACCTGAGTTCGCAGGTGCTGCAATCGCTCATTCTGGCCGTGGTGCTCATCCGCACCGAGTGGCACCTTGCGCTGCTGCTGTTTTCCTTCCTGCCGGTGCTTTTCGGGGTTGCCTTAGGCTTCCGGCGCTGGGCGCGCAAAGTCACCCGCGAAGGCATGCGGGCCATGGCCAACGTCAACGCGGCCATCAAGGAAACCGTGAGCGGCATTGCCGTCGCCAAGAACTTCCGGCAGGAAGCGGGCATCTACGCCGACTTCGACGACGCCAACCGGCAATCCTATCGGGTCAATGTGCGCCGCGGCTTCGTGCTTTCGTTGGTCTTCCCCACCCTGAACGCTTTGGGCGGCGTGGGCACGGCCATTTTGGTCTATGTCGGCGGCATGAGCGCGGTCAAAGGCATGGTGACCGCCGGGGCGTGGTATCTTTTTCTCAGCAGCCTGGACCGTTTCTGGTTTCCGGTGCTCAACCTTTCCTCGTTTTGGGCGCAAATTCAGAGCGGGCTTTCGGCAGCCGAGCGGGTGTTTGCCCTCATCGATGTGGAAGCCGCCGTGCAGCAGGTGGACAGCCGCCCTGTGCCCCGACTGAAAGGCGACATCCGTTTCGAGCACGTCTGGTTCCGCTACAGCGAGCAGGAGCAGGTGCTGGCCGACTTCAACCTGCACATCCGCGCCGGAGAAAGCCTGGCGCTGGTCGGCCATACCGGCGCGGGCAAGACTTCCATTGCCAAACTGATCGCGCGCTTCTACGAATTCCAGCGCGGCCGCATCTTGATCGACGGCCTCGACATCCGCACCCTCGACCTGGAACAATATCGCCGCCAGTTAGGCATTGTGTCGCAGGTGCCGTTTCTTTTCAGCGGCACGGTGTTGGAAAACATCGTCTATGCCCGCCCGGAAGCCACCGAAGACGAAGTGCTCGCGCTGGCACGGCAGATTGGCGAGGGCGAGTGGCTGGAAACCCTGCCCGAAGGGCTGGCCACCGAGGTCGGCGAGCGCGGCGCCCGCCTGAGCATGGGGCAGCGGCAACTGGTGGCGCTGATGCGGGTGCTGGTGCAACGCCCGGCCATCTTCATCCTCGACGAAGCCACGGCCAGCATCGACCCCTTCACCGAAGCGCAAATTCAGGAAGCCCTGGATCTGATTCTGCGCGATACGACCAGCATTCTGATTGCCCACCGGCTTTCCACCGTGCGGGCGGCCGACCGCATCATCGTGTTGCGAGAAGGACAGATTATCGAAGAAGGCAACCACGAAGCGTTGCTGGCCCGCGGCGGGCATTACGCCGAGTTGTATAACACCTACTTCCGCCACCAAAGCCTGGCTTATGTGGAAGCCGCCGGGCAAATGCTGCGGTAA
- the acpP gene encoding acyl carrier protein, whose amino-acid sequence MADVNVYEEVKEIIVDLLGVDPEKVTMDARFREDLEADSLDLVELIMALEDKFDAEIPDEDAQSITTVGEAVKYIEERL is encoded by the coding sequence ATGGCGGACGTGAACGTCTATGAAGAGGTCAAAGAAATCATTGTCGACCTGTTAGGCGTCGACCCCGAGAAAGTCACGATGGACGCGCGTTTTCGGGAAGATCTGGAAGCCGACTCGCTCGACCTGGTGGAATTGATCATGGCGCTGGAAGACAAGTTCGATGCCGAAATTCCCGATGAGGATGCGCAGAGCATCACCACGGTGGGCGAAGCGGTGAAATATATCGAAGAGCGCCTGTAA
- a CDS encoding CTP synthase, translating to MTTQYIFVTGGVLSSVGKGVTAAALGRALKERGFAVSAQKLDPYINVDPGTMSPYQHGEVYVLDDGAETDLDLGHYERFMDVSLNRYSNVTTGQVYAEVIAKERRGDYLGGTIQVIPHITNEIKRRIGQVAQTTGAEIVIVEVGGTVGDIESLPFIEALRQMRANIGRENTLFIHVTWLPYIKSTGELKTKPTQHSVRELRSLGIQPDIIVARSDYPVPESVIDKISLFTDVEPRAVVPMVTTDVLYEVPLLVEASGMPDYVLGRLGLEARQKPDWEAWQNLVAEARRTDKPTVHIALVGKYVELHDAYLSVREALYHAGLALGLNVEIAWVHSADLEKERGWEAVRQADGILVPGGFGDRGIEGKILAARYAREHKVPYFGLCLGMQLMVVEFARHVLGDESANSTEFDPGTPHPVIDLMPDQRGIVDMGGTMRLGLYPCVVQPGTHAAAAYQQPEVQERHRHRFEFNNAYREKLGAAGMVFSGLSPDGRLVEIAELREHPFMLGTQFHPEFLSRPNRPHPLFVAFLKAAREHRA from the coding sequence GTGACCACCCAATACATTTTTGTGACCGGCGGTGTGTTGAGCTCCGTCGGGAAAGGCGTGACTGCTGCCGCCTTAGGCCGTGCCCTCAAAGAGCGCGGCTTTGCCGTTTCTGCGCAGAAACTCGACCCTTACATCAACGTCGACCCGGGCACCATGAGCCCTTACCAGCACGGCGAGGTGTATGTGCTGGACGACGGCGCTGAAACCGACCTCGACCTCGGCCACTATGAACGCTTCATGGATGTCAGCCTCAACCGTTACAGCAATGTCACCACCGGCCAGGTCTATGCTGAAGTGATTGCCAAGGAACGCCGCGGCGACTACCTCGGCGGCACGATCCAGGTTATTCCCCACATTACCAACGAAATCAAGCGCCGCATTGGACAGGTGGCGCAGACCACCGGCGCGGAAATCGTGATTGTGGAAGTCGGCGGCACGGTGGGCGATATTGAGTCGCTGCCGTTCATCGAAGCCTTGCGCCAGATGCGCGCCAACATTGGGCGGGAAAACACCCTTTTCATCCATGTCACCTGGCTGCCCTACATCAAAAGCACCGGTGAACTGAAAACCAAACCCACCCAACACTCGGTGCGGGAACTGCGTTCCCTGGGCATTCAGCCCGACATCATCGTGGCGCGTTCCGATTACCCCGTGCCCGAAAGTGTGATCGACAAGATTTCCCTTTTCACCGACGTCGAGCCGCGCGCCGTGGTGCCAATGGTGACCACCGACGTGCTCTACGAAGTGCCGCTGCTGGTTGAGGCCAGCGGAATGCCTGATTACGTCCTTGGCCGTTTGGGGTTAGAAGCCCGCCAAAAGCCTGACTGGGAAGCCTGGCAAAACCTGGTGGCCGAAGCCCGCCGCACCGACAAGCCCACCGTGCACATTGCCCTCGTGGGTAAATATGTGGAACTCCATGATGCCTACCTCAGCGTGCGGGAAGCCCTCTACCATGCCGGGCTGGCGTTGGGGTTGAATGTGGAAATCGCCTGGGTGCACTCTGCTGACCTGGAAAAAGAGCGTGGTTGGGAAGCCGTGCGGCAGGCCGACGGCATCCTCGTGCCCGGCGGCTTTGGCGACCGCGGCATCGAGGGCAAAATTCTCGCGGCCCGCTATGCCCGCGAGCACAAAGTGCCCTACTTTGGCCTTTGTTTGGGGATGCAACTGATGGTGGTGGAGTTCGCCCGCCATGTGCTGGGCGACGAAAGCGCCAATTCCACCGAGTTCGACCCGGGCACGCCGCACCCGGTCATTGACCTGATGCCCGACCAGCGCGGCATTGTGGATATGGGCGGCACCATGCGGCTGGGGCTTTACCCCTGCGTGGTACAACCCGGCACCCACGCGGCTGCGGCCTATCAGCAGCCTGAAGTGCAGGAACGCCATCGGCACCGTTTTGAATTCAACAATGCTTATCGGGAAAAATTAGGCGCCGCGGGCATGGTGTTTTCCGGCCTTTCCCCCGACGGTCGTTTGGTAGAAATTGCCGAACTGCGCGAGCATCCTTTCATGTTGGGCACGCAGTTCCACCCGGAATTCCTCTCGCGGCCCAACCGCCCGCACCCGCTGTTTGTGGCTTTCCTGAAAGCCGCCCGCGAGCATCGCGCCTGA
- a CDS encoding quinone-dependent dihydroorotate dehydrogenase, producing the protein MYALLRPLLFRLEPERAHALTLHLLRLAGNLPPACALIRRLWGAGEKPVRLWGLTFRNPVGLAAGYDKDALAWRGLACLGFGHIEVGTVTPRPQPGNPRPRLFRLPEQHALINRMGFPGRGAEFVTRRLQGKRPPGVVLGVNIGRNKATPNARAAEDYRLLVRRFAPLADYLAVNVSSPNTEGLRRLQARSALETLLRALLAERDAAPARPPLLVKLSPDLTPADLDDALDALLAAGVDGVIATNTTTGREGLPSRWQEEAGGLSGAPLRERSTAFIRAIHRRAPDLPIIGVGGIMAPADARAKLEAGASLVQVFTGLVYAGPSLPRRIVEAL; encoded by the coding sequence ATGTATGCCTTGCTGCGCCCGCTGCTGTTCCGGCTGGAGCCGGAACGCGCCCACGCCCTCACCCTGCATCTGCTGCGGCTGGCAGGAAACCTGCCGCCCGCCTGTGCGCTCATCCGGCGGCTGTGGGGTGCGGGCGAAAAGCCGGTGCGCCTCTGGGGGCTGACCTTCCGCAACCCGGTGGGGCTGGCCGCGGGCTACGACAAAGATGCCCTCGCCTGGCGCGGTCTGGCCTGCCTCGGCTTCGGCCACATTGAGGTCGGCACGGTCACGCCGCGGCCGCAGCCCGGCAACCCCCGTCCGCGCCTTTTCCGCCTGCCCGAGCAGCACGCGCTCATCAACCGGATGGGCTTCCCGGGGCGCGGGGCCGAATTCGTCACCCGCCGCCTGCAGGGCAAACGCCCGCCCGGCGTGGTGCTGGGTGTGAACATCGGCCGCAACAAGGCCACCCCCAACGCCCGCGCCGCCGAGGATTACCGCCTGCTGGTGCGCCGCTTCGCCCCCCTGGCCGACTACCTCGCCGTGAACGTCAGTTCCCCCAACACCGAAGGGCTGCGGCGGCTGCAGGCCCGCAGCGCGCTGGAAACCCTGCTGCGCGCCCTCCTCGCCGAGCGGGATGCCGCCCCCGCGCGCCCGCCCCTGCTGGTCAAACTTTCCCCCGACCTGACGCCCGCCGACCTGGACGATGCCCTCGACGCCCTCCTCGCCGCCGGGGTGGACGGCGTGATTGCCACCAACACCACCACCGGCCGCGAAGGGCTGCCTTCCCGCTGGCAGGAGGAAGCCGGCGGCCTGAGCGGCGCGCCCCTGCGGGAACGCAGCACCGCCTTCATCCGCGCCATCCACCGCCGCGCGCCCGACCTGCCGATCATCGGCGTGGGCGGCATCATGGCCCCCGCCGACGCCCGCGCCAAACTGGAAGCCGGGGCATCGCTGGTGCAGGTCTTCACCGGCCTGGTCTATGCCGGGCCTTCTCTGCCCCGCCGCATCGTGGAGGCGCTGTAA
- a CDS encoding inositol monophosphatase — protein MQPTLDDLEILARQAGVILRAGYGQSHTIDSKSHAIDLVTETDRRSEAFLLESIQQRWPDHSILAEESGAHRGDERLWYVDPLDGTVNFAHGVPIFSVSIAYAEGDGVRLGVVYDPMRDECFAAERGKGAFLNGQPLRVSATASLAQALLVTGFPYDVWENPDNNLDNFARFAVRSHGVRRLGSAALDLCYVAAGRFDGYWEIRLKPWDVAAGGLIAAEAGALVTNLQGGGDYLSPPQSIVAANAALHAEMLKVLHGEA, from the coding sequence ATGCAACCCACTTTAGACGACCTGGAAATTTTAGCCCGCCAGGCCGGTGTGATTTTGCGCGCCGGTTATGGCCAAAGCCATACGATTGACAGCAAAAGCCATGCCATCGACCTGGTGACGGAAACCGACCGCCGCTCGGAAGCCTTTTTGCTGGAAAGCATCCAACAGCGTTGGCCCGACCACAGCATTCTGGCCGAGGAAAGCGGTGCCCACCGCGGCGACGAGCGCCTGTGGTATGTTGATCCCCTTGACGGCACGGTTAACTTTGCCCACGGTGTGCCCATTTTCTCGGTTTCCATTGCTTACGCCGAGGGCGACGGCGTGCGTCTGGGGGTGGTGTATGACCCCATGCGCGACGAGTGCTTTGCTGCCGAGCGAGGCAAAGGCGCTTTCCTCAACGGGCAGCCGCTGCGGGTGTCGGCCACGGCTTCTCTGGCACAGGCGCTTTTGGTCACGGGCTTCCCTTACGACGTTTGGGAGAACCCCGACAACAACCTCGACAACTTCGCCCGCTTTGCCGTCCGCAGCCACGGTGTGCGGCGGCTGGGTTCGGCGGCGTTGGACCTGTGTTATGTGGCCGCCGGGCGCTTCGACGGCTATTGGGAAATCCGCCTCAAGCCGTGGGATGTGGCGGCGGGGGGGCTGATTGCAGCCGAGGCTGGCGCGCTGGTGACCAATCTGCAAGGCGGTGGAGATTACCTTTCGCCGCCGCAGTCGATCGTCGCTGCCAACGCGGCGCTGCACGCGGAAATGCTGAAGGTGTTGCACGGGGAGGCGTAA
- a CDS encoding polyprenyl synthetase family protein, with the protein MSMPLPLRAYQESMLPAVEEAMEAIVERAHCQADDGLYEMLAYHLGWQGEGAGPAARGKRIRPLLLLLTVEAAGGQWHRAVPAAAAVELLHNFSLIHDDIEDNGDTRRGRPTVWKRWGLPLGLNSGDALFTLANIAVLELHPPIDAETTLQAARILHQTALHLTKGQHLDISYEDRATVSIEAYWQMVEGKTAALLSACTELGALLAGASDEQRRAYHEFGRMLGLAFQAWDDYLGIWGDAALTGKSVTGDLMERKKTLPVLYGLEQQGAFARAWAAGSPHAPEEVPALAAALEADGARAYTEATAASLTGEALQALEKAAPQGAAGEALRQLAHLLLERAH; encoded by the coding sequence ATGTCCATGCCCTTGCCCTTGCGTGCCTATCAAGAAAGCATGTTGCCTGCCGTAGAAGAAGCGATGGAGGCCATCGTGGAACGCGCCCATTGCCAGGCCGATGATGGCCTCTACGAAATGCTGGCTTATCACCTGGGTTGGCAAGGGGAGGGTGCGGGGCCGGCGGCGCGTGGCAAACGGATTCGCCCTTTGCTGCTGCTGCTTACCGTTGAGGCGGCTGGCGGCCAGTGGCACCGCGCGGTGCCCGCTGCCGCGGCAGTGGAACTGTTGCACAACTTCTCGCTCATCCACGACGACATCGAAGACAACGGCGATACCCGCCGCGGCCGCCCCACCGTGTGGAAGCGTTGGGGGCTTCCCCTGGGCCTCAACAGCGGCGACGCACTTTTTACCCTCGCGAACATCGCCGTGCTGGAATTGCATCCCCCCATTGATGCCGAAACCACCCTGCAGGCTGCCCGCATTTTGCACCAGACAGCCCTTCACCTCACTAAAGGCCAGCACCTGGATATTTCGTATGAGGACCGGGCGACCGTGAGCATCGAGGCATATTGGCAGATGGTGGAAGGCAAAACCGCAGCCCTGCTCTCGGCCTGCACCGAATTGGGCGCGCTGCTGGCGGGTGCTTCCGACGAGCAGCGCCGCGCTTATCACGAATTTGGACGCATGTTGGGGCTGGCCTTCCAGGCGTGGGATGACTATCTGGGCATTTGGGGCGATGCGGCGCTGACCGGCAAATCGGTGACGGGCGACTTGATGGAACGCAAGAAAACCCTGCCGGTGCTTTACGGGCTGGAGCAGCAAGGGGCATTTGCCCGTGCATGGGCAGCCGGCAGCCCCCATGCCCCCGAAGAAGTGCCTGCCCTGGCCGCGGCGCTGGAAGCCGACGGCGCACGCGCTTACACCGAAGCCACGGCGGCCAGCCTGACCGGTGAGGCGCTGCAAGCCCTTGAAAAAGCCGCCCCTCAGGGCGCGGCTGGTGAAGCCCTGCGCCAGTTGGCACACCTGTTGCTTGAGCGCGCCCATTAG
- a CDS encoding response regulator has product MGALYQRVPLAARRHSGYNSPMTHTILVVEDVPAVRELLRVTLEFKGYTVETAADGEEALQKIAARYPDLLVTDILMPRLDGFALAQRLRRDPATRTLPIVFVSATYVSPEDKEFALSLGAVRFLEKPIDAEEFLLTVAEVLHQQEAEPRPPLDDAAFYRGYRERLENKLRYKDRQIARLERLLPTLPDAQKPSFAAMLAEARRERQTIREELAAIDDLLHPPDAGH; this is encoded by the coding sequence ATGGGGGCATTATACCAGCGTGTGCCCCTTGCCGCGCGGCGGCATTCGGGCTACAATAGCCCTATGACACACACCATTCTGGTTGTCGAAGACGTGCCGGCCGTGCGGGAACTGCTGCGGGTGACGCTGGAATTCAAAGGCTACACCGTGGAAACCGCAGCCGATGGCGAAGAGGCGTTGCAGAAGATCGCCGCCCGCTACCCCGACTTGCTTGTCACCGATATTCTCATGCCGCGGCTGGATGGCTTTGCCCTGGCTCAGCGCTTGCGCCGCGACCCCGCCACCCGCACGCTGCCCATTGTGTTCGTTTCGGCGACTTACGTTTCCCCCGAAGATAAGGAATTTGCCCTCAGCCTGGGGGCGGTGCGCTTTTTGGAAAAGCCCATCGATGCCGAGGAATTCCTCTTGACGGTGGCCGAGGTGTTGCACCAGCAGGAAGCCGAACCCAGGCCGCCGCTGGACGACGCGGCCTTTTATCGCGGCTATCGGGAGCGGCTGGAAAACAAACTGCGTTACAAGGACCGCCAGATTGCGCGCCTGGAGCGGTTGCTTCCCACGTTGCCCGACGCGCAAAAGCCTTCTTTCGCTGCCATGCTGGCCGAAGCGCGCCGCGAACGCCAGACCATTCGCGAAGAACTCGCGGCCATCGACGACCTTCTTCATCCCCCCGATGCAGGCCATTGA
- a CDS encoding type 2 isopentenyl-diphosphate Delta-isomerase: MKKVTPIGQRKADHIRINLEEDVRSGLSTGLEKYRFIHQALPELDLGAIDTRLRLFGRLLQAPVLISSMTGGTAEAARINRNLARAAQMHGVALGVGSQRAALEHPALAATFQVRQEAPDILLFANLGAVQLNYGYTVEHCRRAVAMIEADALILHLNPLQEALQPEGDTRFSGLVAKIEKVCRALEVPVVVKEVGWGISEQAARMLADAGVAAIDVAGAGGTSWSQVEMHRAATTMQRRLAAAFVDWGIPTAESILAVRRAAPGLPVFASGGLHSGIDIAKSLALGATLGGMAGRLLAAATESAEAAAEALQLIIQELRVAMFAAGAANLEALHRTPLQRVP; encoded by the coding sequence ATGAAAAAAGTTACGCCCATCGGACAACGTAAAGCCGACCACATCCGCATCAATCTGGAAGAAGACGTCCGCTCGGGCTTGAGCACCGGGCTGGAGAAGTATCGCTTTATCCATCAGGCGTTGCCGGAACTGGATCTGGGAGCCATTGACACCCGCCTGAGATTGTTTGGGCGGCTGCTGCAAGCGCCGGTGTTGATTTCTTCCATGACCGGCGGCACGGCCGAGGCGGCGCGCATCAACCGCAACCTGGCACGTGCAGCCCAGATGCACGGCGTGGCATTGGGGGTGGGGTCCCAGCGGGCGGCGCTGGAACACCCGGCCCTGGCAGCCACTTTTCAGGTGCGGCAGGAAGCCCCCGATATCCTCCTTTTCGCGAACCTGGGCGCGGTGCAACTCAATTATGGCTATACCGTGGAGCATTGCCGTCGTGCGGTGGCCATGATTGAGGCCGACGCTCTCATTTTACACCTCAACCCGTTGCAGGAAGCCTTGCAACCCGAAGGTGACACCCGTTTTTCGGGGCTGGTGGCAAAAATCGAAAAGGTGTGCCGTGCCCTGGAAGTGCCCGTGGTGGTCAAGGAAGTGGGGTGGGGCATTTCTGAACAGGCGGCGCGCATGCTGGCCGATGCTGGCGTCGCGGCAATCGACGTGGCGGGGGCGGGCGGCACTTCGTGGAGCCAGGTCGAAATGCACCGGGCAGCGACGACCATGCAACGCCGGCTGGCTGCGGCATTCGTCGATTGGGGCATTCCGACGGCGGAATCCATTCTGGCCGTGCGGCGTGCGGCACCGGGGCTGCCGGTGTTTGCCTCGGGTGGGTTGCATAGCGGCATTGATATTGCCAAAAGCCTTGCCCTGGGCGCGACCTTGGGCGGCATGGCCGGGCGGCTGCTGGCGGCTGCGACCGAATCGGCCGAAGCCGCTGCCGAAGCCCTGCAACTTATCATTCAGGAACTGCGCGTGGCGATGTTTGCCGCCGGCGCTGCCAATCTGGAAGCCCTTCACCGCACACCGTTGCAACGCGTGCCCTGA